aatatttttaaatgaagaaagaagataaattcttagatttttaatctaattGAGATAGGATATGTAATGGAAgtgattttaataattttctcACGTGCTGCTTTATTGACAGGGTGGTCCTACAAAGACCACAGTAACTGGTGTAGAGATGTTCAAGAAGATCTTGGACCATGGACAGGTATAATTAGTGTGTAGAGACATTTTATGTACCCTTTGTTTAGATAACCAAATATCCCTTGTTTAAAAATGTGTATTCTGTAGGCTGGTGATAATGTGGGTCTTCTTTTACGTGGCCTGAAGCGTGGAGATGTAGAGCGTGGGCAGGTCAGTGTCACCATAGTaaaagttgacatataaatactAATTCAAATCTGGCTacttctattcttttctttttaaaagcCTTCCAAGTAGGTAGTTCAATTACTCGGTATACTGAACACTACTTTAGTGTATGTGTTTATTGTTTGTTATTCACCCGatctatcaaaattaaaattcaggTCCTCCATAggctcttttttccttttttggtggGGGTGAGTTGATATGTTTACCTTAGAGAAGCTGCTTATTCTTTGTAGTTaccttctcttacttttcataTTAAAATGTTTTTATTACTCATGCTTTACTGACTGATACTTAAATTCTTACTCTCTGTTCTGAATTTGACCTTGTCAATTTGTTCATAGAAATTGGTTGTTGTCATGATTGTAGGTAGTTTGTAAACCTGGCACTCTGAAGACATACAAGAGGTTTGAGGCAGAGATATATGTGCTTACAAAGGATGAAGGTGGTCGCCATACTGCTTTCTTCTCAAATTACAGACCTCAGTTCTACATGAGGACTGCAGATGTTACTGGGAAAGTTGAATTGCCTGAAAATGTGAAGATGGTAATGCCTGGTGATAACGTAACAGCAGTTTTTGAATTGATATCACCAGTTCCTCTTGAAGCAGGTAATGTTTTGTATAATACTCATCTTAAAAATCAAGTGCTGCATTGAAATTAGCTTAACCTGACTGGTGCACCAGTAGCAAGTCGCTCTAGAAGTCAATAATTGTTATTGCATTTTTATCCAACATATTAAACTTATAAAAACCACATATAATGTAGTTGAATTTaggctaaaatttatatttggagCACAGAAGTGGACTGGTCTATGGTGGGGATTCTATTTGCTTCTGGCAGAGAGTCATTTTCCCTTTTTAATGCAGCTTTAATGCTTCAATGTTGACTTGTTATGAAGTGCTTCATATATATGCAAGATTGATGTCTACATGGTCCGCTGCTATATAGAATGAAATCAAATACATTTCAGTTGGGTACAAAACATGTTAAAAAAGGGCTCTTGACACATATGATGTTTCCATAATTTTGAAGGATACCTTGATCTACTATCTATAATCACTGCCATTTTGACACATTCTTCTGTCAAATATTTGTTTGAATGATCTGGATGATCTTTAGCTTGCATTTTATGATTATTGAAATTTATACCGTAGTAGTTTTTTGAATGAGTTTATCATCAATTTTATTCAGTGCTCCTGTTCATTTTCATGATTTAGCAACCGGTTACCTGGCAGGTTTTATATAAGGCATTACTTTTGTCCTGGAGTGCACACGCATTTATATTGTTTAGCTGGCTTCTTTCTTCTGTCCCATGGGCTTTATTGTCCTATTTTGCTCAAATTAAATCACTTACTAGTACTGCTTGATGGAACCCAGTGTTGAGGTTATGCGTGATATGGAAACTAATGCATTTGTCTGAGATGATTCAGTTCAGATTGCACGtgctttttaattatttatttatatttgacAGGGCAAAGATTTGCATTGCGGGAAGGAGGGAGGACGGTTGGTGCTGGTGTTGTGTCCAAAGTCATCAACTGAGTTCCTTCCAGCATCATTGCACGGTTGCTccataaagataaattttaagaGGGATCGGAAAGTGCCGCTTCTCAATGAAATGCCGTGCAAAAGCACCCAGTGTTTTATTGTTATTATGTTTTAATGCAACACATTACAGAGAAGTGCTGGGATACACAATTTTGGTTAGTATTTTTTGGCCTTTTTTTTATCGAAAGATAATTCAGTACAATTTTTGTTGATTAGGAGGACAAGGCTTGATTGTTACCCATTTTGTCATGATTTTCTAGCTGTTGCCAAAACTTGGCCAAATTGTATGATGAATAAAATTCTGCTTGTATGAGGATATGTTTTCTTCCAGACTTGCGTGCGAAATGGTTCTGTACATGCTTGTCCAAGTGCAAAGCTAAGCCTAGTCTCTCATGTCTAAGCGTGTGCAATGTGTGCCCACACGACCGTTGCTAGTTTACTGTTTCGTTTTAACATAAATTTTGATCCGTTGCTGAAACTTACCTGAGTTGTATGAAGCTCCACGCTTATGCCTGTCCATAGACAACAATTCAATCGGAGGTGGGTTTCATAGGAAATATTAATTATACTTTGTATGCTTTTATGGGGGCCAACATCATGAGATTTGATACGTGGACCACATAGATGTAATTAATCAAGAAAACATGTATCCTAGAAATTGCAATGTGCTGAGTTTTCCTTCAATTTGCAGTTTTTAATTTCAGAATTCAGCGAAATATATGTTGTCATCTCGAAAGCTTGGACGGTATTGTTGGTTTTCTGGTTCATGTTGATCGGTTGGTCTTGGTTGGGTTTGTCACCGTGCTAAGAACTAAGTTGCATTTTAATATGGGAAAAACCATCACAACTTGTGCGTCCTAGTAATATAAAGAATGCATTTGATTTTAAAAAGTAGAGAAAGcagtcttcttttcttttatctttatTGAAAATGGCGAATGAGGTTCCCATGTGTCTTTAAAagattaagagaaaaaaaaggttcTTACGATGGCATTTATAAAGTTCTTTATGTTAAGCAAGCATAAAACTCGCTATGAGAGCATAAAATCCTGCGCTTGCAAGTCAAAATTGTGGATCTCGAGCCTCCACGTGGGCGGGCCAAGAGGTCGGCCCAGCAAAATGGGTGAGCTTGGTGTGCGCGAGGGTGCCCAAGAAACTTTTGTTGGCATCGTTGTTGGTGGCATGTCAAGGATAAGGTGGTCCTTGCCTTATCTCGACCCACGACCTAACCTGTCTTTGACGTGAAACCCGTACGGGCTTCACATGAATGCTGGTAGTTGTCCTCGTCCTCAAGGGCCACGACAAACCGACCCACATCCACCTCCCGTCAGTTTCACGCCCCAGCAGGTGGCTCTGACGCACCGCCTGCTCTATCCCATTCACTCGATGCCTTTACCTGCCCCGTACGTGTCTCATCTCAGGCACGTGCCACTTCCGACATTTCCCAGACCGCTGGCATATCTCTCATGCCAAGGCTCACTTCGTAATGTGGAGTTCAGATTTTACAAGCAGACTCTAGCATGTCATCTACAATGCCGCAGTAGTGACGGTGCAAACGAGCTGTTGCTGCCCATCTCGGAATGTGAACGTGGGATACTTTCATGGATCTATGAGACCACGTCGGTATTTTTTCTTCGATCCTTTCAATGCTTGAGTTAGACAAAAGGAGAAAAGTCGACAGATAAGAGTCTCATTTAGTTAAGGATTGATGATTTATCTTTCAGGGTCTGAGATTTATTTATTACTGGGATCCCAGATCTTTTGGGATCATATCTTAACAAATTTGGGATCATACTGTAACAACTTATTGTTGTGGCATAACGACTTGAGGATGTATCATAACCATCTGATTTGTGATGAAATGGTCAGAATCTTGTGCGCATCTAGCGAAAGAATTGAGCTACCTCTTGAGAAGATTCTGCCTAGTTCGGGTTAGTTGCCAAGTTGAACCAAAAGACTTCATCTTTGAATGTTGGTTACTTCTGCTCTGTTTAGCTTGACCATCTGGTTGGCATGGTATGATCATGTTGAGTAGGCATCGACGGTGCCATGTTGGGTATGACCTGGTTGAATCTAATGAAGCTATGCTACTCTACTTGTCCAAGGCTACATCACAAACCAAGTCAAGCAAAACAATAAGTTGCCCTACTCAATTTGTTGTATGTGTAAAGAAAACAGTTGTCCTCAAATTCAATGGATTGTGTTCAAATTTGGCATGTCTATTAACTGAATCGAACTTGAACTTGTTTCTTATCAAGCTGAACTTGGTTTTGCAAGCATAGGATGTTGAGGCATTTTTTTTTTCCACCCCaacagaagctgaatatgcttCCTACAAAGCAGAGCTTGAATTGCCCTAAAAAATTTCAATTTGTTTGCAGCCTGATGTAGAAGTGCCCCACCCCTTCAAACTAAATGCACAATGGCCATGAACTTATCAATAATTGCTTCTTTCTTAAAGCATTGTGAGATGGTTGTATGCACCAGGATAATAGCATAACATTTTCTACTGCTTTCTGAGTTTAGGAACATACTCTAATCTCTTTTAAAAGCTCCAATGAACACATTTCCAACCCAAGAATATTCGTGTTGGAGATTTAAAGCTAGTATTGACAATAGCAACTAGATGCTACTTGTGGTAGTCATGTCTATTAAACTATGTGATGAAGCCATTGATACTGCCTTGATCTCTACAGCTAGCTTAAGATCCAGATGTGCTCCTTAGCATCCATGAGTAGTACCTTGATTTCTCAAATCCAACTttgaatattttcttagagaggatCTGACAAGCATTTTCAGATGAGTTGAGAACTATGTTCGTAGGATATCTTTTTATATCCACCAGGGATACTTATGAAGATTAAAAAGGATGTTATCTACAAATAGTTATATAGAAATTATCTTTATCTTAActaccacaatatatatctcaTCATTTCATCGGAGGTTTATCTTGAATTAGAGTCTGAATTAAgctaaaataactaaaataaatCTTGGTGTGCGATTGTGTGGGCCCCATTAGGATGGGTTTAAAATGGATAAGGTCCAATATTCTCAACATTCTCTTACTTTGCCCAACCTAGCATAATCATCTatattttaactatttaaaatttttataaaaaatttttaatagaatTTATCTGGATCTAAGAATTAGAAATGATGTGGATTCCACTTAAAAAACTAATTACTCCAGAGGTTATAGGATATACGCTATGTACTTACGTACAGTGGTAAATGCATTATTAATTTTACATATGATCTTTCATATATTATACCATAAATGATATTCCATAATCAAGTTTTTaatgtaaaattttattttataaatagaaTGAACATTATGTCTATTTCTTAATCTATTCATCATCTGGTAAATCAAATATGATCACTTTATTACTAGTGTCCAATATGTattattcataaaatgagctaaaaaGACTCATATGAGTCAcatgattcttgaaaattataggaGAAAGTCCTTTAGTTAGTAGATCTATAATCATCAACTCTATATTAACATATTTCACAAACACTACATCCTACTTCATTCTCCCATGAAGAGCAAAATATGTCAATGTGCTTGTAGGTCCTTATGCTCTTAGTATTGTTAAAAAACCTTATGGATGAATTATTATTACTGAATATCTTTATTGATGTACTAATAGAGTCAATAATACTAAATCTTGTGATAGAATTCCATAACTAAATGGCTTGTAAGAAAGTCTCATAACAAGCTATATATGTTGCCTCTATAGTGGATGTAACGATAATGATTTATTTTGTATTCATCCATGATATGGCATCTTGTGTAAGTAAGATGTGTCTAGTGATAAATTTTCTATTATCGATGCATTCAGCATAGTCTGAATCCTAATATCCAATAAGTTCAAGATGATCATATTGTTTGCGTGTGAGCATGTAGTCTTTTATGTCCCATAGGTAATGTATGGCTTTGTTTATAGCTTTCCAAAGCTCCATTCCTAGATTATGCTGATGATGTTTATGCATTAATACAACAAATATAATAGCTAGGCATGTACAAACATAGGCATAGTTTAAATTCTCAATAATAGATGTGTAGGTATGGATCTCATTTCCTTTCTCCCAATCTTATCTCTTGAATTTTGTAATTTGTTAAGTTTATCATCCTTTACGGTATGAGCAATTAtaggaaaatatttttcatcctaAATTTCTTTAATACTCTAGATGGAAGTTCTTTGAGATTGTTAAGTAATACTAAGGATCTATCTCTGTGAATCTCAATATTGATAATATAAGTGGCTTCACATATatcttttatatcaaaattttagaatagAAATTATCTAGTTTTCTTAAGTAGATCAAATCATTATTGGTAATTAGAATATTATTCATGtacaatatcaaaattatgaactTGCTTCCATGGACCTTCaagtatatatattaatcaataatatttttttcaaacccaAAGAAAATAATTATCCTATTAAATTTAAGATCCCACATCAAGAAGCAtgtttaagtctataaatagattgCTTTAATCTACAAACCATGTGCTCTTATCCACCAATAGCAAAATCCTCAGGTTATTTTATGTAAAtctctttttctaaattattgTTGAAGAAAGCTATTCTTATATCCATTTGGTGCAATTCCAAATTAAAATGAGCTACTAAGATCATGAGGATCTCAAAATAGTCCTTTAATTAAACTAAAGAATAAGGCTCTTTAAAGTCAATACCTTTTTTTTTATGTGAATCCCTCTATTATAAGTTTGGTTTTATATTGGTTTTATACTGTTCAAccttatcattaaaattttttttaatcttatagatccatttataatCTATTGACTGTCCCCTTCAGCTAAGTCAACTAAATTTCAAATATGGTTGTTATTCTTCTTTTCTAACATCCAATCATTTATAAGGAgttctcatttttcataacttataaGAATATTTTAGAGTTATTATCCTTGTCAACATATGCATTAGTATAACAGacataagaatattttagatttattatcCTTTTCACCATATACATTAGTATAACATCTTTATTCTAGTAGATCTATAAAGAGTCATTTCTTAATTTGCTTGTGGCGGTGGTTGGACTATTGCTTCTTCGATAATAAGAACCTTGAAGGGTGGATCTTGATAAATTGGTGGTCACTCCTAAATGTCATTTTAGAGGATAATAATAGGATCCATTActctagtttatttttcaagtGCAAAGATTATTTCCTATATTTTCTCAGGGGGACAATGTCTTGAGATTCTTCACTtccacttaaaatgacatctccTAGTTTATGGTGTATGAAATGTATAGTAGAAACTATATCCTTTTTATCTCTCTGGACAATCAACGAAAATAATTACTAGTTATTCTGAGGTAAAATGCCTTTTCTTTTGGGTTGTAGATCTTGGCTTCCACAGGACATCCCATATATGCATATATTCCAAACTAGATTTTCTACCAATTTATAGCTAATGAGGAGTTTTTTGAATTACCTTAATAGTGACTCCATTTAAGATACACATAGTTGTTTTTATAACCTCACTAGGAAATAAATAAGATAGAGTAATTTATTATAGCCCAAACTATTTCTTTaaatattctatttcttttttcaaCTATACCATTTTGATCTGATGTGCTTGAGATTGTGTGTTGTAGTACAATACCctatatctttaaaaattttgctaATATATAGTGTTGGGTTTCGATAGCGTAGTAGAATatctaggtgtttaaaattttttttaaaaacatcatagtACACCGAAATCCTAATGCCCAGGAATCCTTGATAATAGCAATCaaagtatgaatttacataagtaggataagaagaatacgggtagtactaattttaatttttactgGCTACTTAAATGTatgccctccaatagtgatccacacaggaatcGAACCAAGAACAGTGCTCCTTTttgaccttgcttcaagagttctaatcCTTAAAACTCAATCAGTCTCCAACCGATCAGATTCTCTTTTAGATTTGAGTTTGGATCTCTCATAACCTCCTTGTAGCCTTGACCTCCTTCTTTAGCACCTCTTAAATCTTTTGTCCTATTAGGAATAGATTTGTCTTAAAAGAATAAACCCTGTCCTAAGACCTaaggttgtaagagagggagagagggagtagaTAAGGTTGTATAAGAGTTGAATGATCAACCCTATCTGCTGCCCCCTATTTATAAAATCAGAGGTGGTGCTAAAATAAAAGCCATGTCCCAAATAAAATGTCATATATGATAACTAGAGTTTCTTCGATAGAAAATAGActgatttacatgcatagatcggTTTGGTTATGCTAACCAAAGTGgaagtagattttaaaaattttaatctaatttaagcatctgattctAAATCATAATCAAGCCTAAGatcatctaacatgcataaataaatttatgaatataaatttaaaatcaaaaatagtaaGAAGAAGATCTATCTGATCATTTTTTCCTCCTCCTTTGTTGGATCGGATCCTATGGATGTCTGGGATTGCTGTCGTAGCCGTGTAAACGCCCGGCCTCTACTAGTATTCATACAAAGATGTCCCGATCAGAACTCTAAAATCTtcgaggtgctagctctcttgtaggCTTCATTCTTCGGCTTAGATCAGGGCCCTTTACTTGAATTTACTTGATACAACTCTGTATAGGATCTTAAGGATTGATGCTAACcaccaaaaaaaatcaaaaatatttttcttaattttctttttctctctctttaggctttctcttagatctgatctggagGGGAATAGGAGTGGAAAGGAGAGGGCAAGAGGAGTTGGCATGGAGgatgaagggagcagcaagataGTTGGCTCACAAAACATGCATCTATCTTTTCATGCCAAAACCAAAACCCTTTAAATATTTGATGCACAAAATTGAGTCCCTTTCCATGCCTATATCtgattctaatcagattaggatcagTTTAAAATCAGTTAGCCTTATCCCTATCAAGATAGAAATTCAAACTAACCAAGAAATGAGGTGGCACCTCATTTCTATCCTCCCACATGCGCGTCCAAGAGAAGCAATGAGATTTTTCATTGCCCACCCTATTTTTCCTCAGCCAAATAGAGAAAAAAGTCCAAAGAACCTGGGCTCTAAGGGTTAGGTGCCGGagaacgtaggcgatttcatgcatatatttcaaaatttttttaaaaaattatagtgaaatataattagattaatcaaattaatctaatatgcatatgatctaatcatcaaatcaacctactctaagatctatgacatgatatgttgcatataaaatctaaaaaatactgaagataaaatcagcatgcatgcatgtgagtagtagatcacatctacttttaatctgagttcagaactcgatac
The DNA window shown above is from Elaeis guineensis isolate ETL-2024a chromosome 8, EG11, whole genome shotgun sequence and carries:
- the LOC140851132 gene encoding elongation factor Tu, mitochondrial-like, which gives rise to MFFALQGRGTVVTGRVEQGTIKVGEDVEILGLMQGGPTKTTVTGVEMFKKILDHGQAGDNVGLLLRGLKRGDVERGQVVCKPGTLKTYKRFEAEIYVLTKDEGGRHTAFFSNYRPQFYMRTADVTGKVELPENVKMVMPGDNVTAVFELISPVPLEAGQRFALREGGRTVGAGVVSKVIN